One segment of Nothobranchius furzeri strain GRZ-AD chromosome 13, NfurGRZ-RIMD1, whole genome shotgun sequence DNA contains the following:
- the ywhae1 gene encoding tyrosine 3-monooxygenase/tryptophan 5-monooxygenase activation protein, epsilon polypeptide 1, with protein sequence MGEREDLVYQAKLAEQAERYDEMVESMKKVAGMDVELTVEERNLLSVAYKNVIGARRASWRIISSIEQREENKGGEEKLKMIREYRQTVEKELKSICGDILDALDRHLLPSAAMGESKVFYNKMKGDYHRYLAEFATGNHRKEAAENSLVAYKTATDLAMSELPPTHPIRLGLALNFSVFYYEILNSPDRACRLAKAAFDDAIAELDTLSEESYKDSTLIMQLLRDNLTLWTSDMQGEGEDQSKEALQDVEDEAQ encoded by the exons ATGGGAGAACGAGAAGACCTAGTTTATCAGGCGAAACTTGCTGAGCAGGCAGAGCGGTATGACG AGATGGTGGAGTCTATGAAAAAGGTGGCGGGCATGGACGTGGAGCTCACAGTGGAGGAGAGGAACCTGCTCTCGGTGGCCTACAAGAACGTGATCGGAGCTCGGAGAGCCTCTTGGAGGATAATCAGCAGTATTGAACAGAGAGAGGAGAACAAGGGTGGAGAAGAGAAGCTGAAGATGATCCGGGAATACAGGCAAACG GTGGAGAAGGAGCTGAAGTCTATATGTGGTGATATTCTGGATGCTCTGGACAGGCACCTACTCCCCTCTGCAGCCATGGGAGAGTCTAAGGTCTTCTACAATAAAAT GAAAGGCGACTACCACAGGTACCTGGCAGAGTTTGCCACCGGCAACCACAGAAAGGAGGCAGCAGAGAACAGTCTGGTTGCCTATAAAACTGCTACGGATCTGGCCATGTCCGAGctgccccccacccaccccatccGCCTCGGCCTCGCCCTCAACTTCTCCGTCTTCTACTACGAGATCCTCAACTCACCTGACCGCGCCTGCAG GTTGGCGAAGGCTGCGTTTGACGACGCCATTGCAGAACTGGACACGCTGAGTGAAGAAAGCTACAAGGACTCCACACTTATCATGCAGTTGTTACGTGACAACCTGACACTATGGACTTCAGATATGCAGGGAGAGG GTGAAGACCAGAGCAAAGAGGCACTGCAGGACGTGGAGGACGAGGCCCAGTGA